One genomic region from Verrucomicrobiota bacterium encodes:
- a CDS encoding HXXEE domain-containing protein has protein sequence MIARLFQNWVYATPPLALLLIGLYPFIEMSIALPLFLSLPVYMIHQYEEHEDNRFVDFLNGLVGTDKKGLSPSDVWIINVIFVWFLLLATFYLTKESSSWGVLAAYLLAINGFVHVVWAVAFRKYNPGLWTSSILFLPLAVWIFASIPATPVVHATSAILIVVLHAAIMIIARRPS, from the coding sequence ATGATTGCTCGTCTATTTCAGAACTGGGTTTATGCAACTCCCCCACTCGCACTACTTCTTATTGGGCTTTATCCATTTATCGAGATGTCGATTGCTCTACCTCTATTCTTGTCTCTTCCGGTTTACATGATCCACCAATATGAAGAGCACGAGGACAACCGGTTTGTGGACTTTCTTAATGGCCTAGTGGGAACAGACAAGAAGGGTTTGTCCCCGTCTGATGTCTGGATCATCAATGTGATCTTTGTTTGGTTTTTGCTATTAGCCACTTTTTACCTAACAAAAGAGTCCTCTAGTTGGGGCGTTTTGGCGGCTTACTTGTTAGCAATCAATGGGTTCGTCCATGTGGTTTGGGCAGTAGCGTTTCGGAAATACAATCCAGGACTTTGGACATCTTCGATACTGTTCCTACCTCTTGCAGTCTGGATTTTTGCTTCGATTCCAGCGACACCCGTAGTCCATGCGACTTCGGCAATCCTCATTGTCGTTCTTCACGCGGCGATAATGATCATCGCACGGAGGCCTTCTTAG
- a CDS encoding PEP-CTERM sorting domain-containing protein, giving the protein MRSLILALLCCVSTAPLSASVINLVEDFNSYGDGTNGGRILAGDPTSFFEGNWNIGPFGATGGFVDYFRAPFTGDGFVAVGTVSALTYAEPFAPGKYNVTVETFASGSESRSISVFFGSATPTYTYALGDSTDNQFNQFSVTLSGETNLSLVNIGFGRTLNVTSINVTQVPEPTTYAIIFGIAALAFVTLRRRIRN; this is encoded by the coding sequence ATGCGCTCCCTCATTCTTGCTCTTTTATGTTGCGTATCCACAGCACCTCTCTCGGCCAGTGTAATCAACCTGGTCGAAGATTTTAACAGCTACGGTGATGGAACGAATGGCGGACGAATCCTCGCAGGAGATCCGACAAGCTTTTTCGAAGGCAATTGGAACATTGGTCCATTTGGAGCCACAGGCGGGTTTGTCGATTATTTCAGAGCACCTTTCACTGGAGATGGCTTTGTGGCTGTTGGTACAGTCTCCGCACTGACCTATGCTGAACCTTTCGCACCCGGCAAATACAACGTCACAGTCGAAACCTTCGCATCGGGTAGTGAAAGCAGATCGATCAGCGTTTTCTTCGGCAGCGCCACCCCGACTTACACCTACGCTCTCGGGGACTCCACAGACAACCAATTCAATCAATTCTCGGTCACTCTTTCCGGGGAAACGAATCTTAGCCTCGTAAACATTGGCTTTGGCCGAACACTCAACGTGACATCCATTAATGTGACGCAAGTTCCCGAACCCACTACCTACGCCATCATTTTCGGAATTGCTGCCTTGGCGTTTGTCACTCTCCGGCGCCGCATACGCAACTGA
- a CDS encoding barstar family protein, with translation MRSEEVTLVEIDWNQISSIGEFFDTALPQCQSPAWHGRNLNALQDSWVTGDINPKGPPYHFRFKRNPKQNEEMDRIRETVEKIARESVEENGGIFETS, from the coding sequence ATGAGATCTGAAGAGGTGACGCTAGTCGAAATCGACTGGAATCAGATTTCGTCTATTGGAGAGTTCTTCGATACCGCTCTACCTCAGTGCCAATCTCCTGCATGGCACGGAAGAAATTTGAATGCGTTGCAAGATTCGTGGGTCACTGGCGACATCAACCCAAAAGGGCCTCCTTACCATTTTCGATTCAAAAGGAACCCCAAGCAGAATGAAGAAATGGATAGAATTAGAGAAACGGTAGAGAAGATTGCTCGGGAATCAGTGGAAGAGAATGGAGGGATCTTTGAGACTTCTTGA